The genomic stretch GAATCACTCCCAATAAAAGTTCGCACTTAAAAGCATCTCTATGCACAAAGCCTTTCTTGTatacaaaattaacaataatgaaCTGAAAATAGTGGTGCCTTGTTGCTTGATTATGCTCGTGGACAATAGCAGTTGCGCTTATTGCGTCTATTACCTGATGGTGCTGGTGGGTGGTGATAGTTGCGCTTATTGCCTGTTGATGCTGTTGGTGACAACGGTggtagtggtggtggtggtgactCAATACCTGGTGGTGCTGGTCCAGGGAGTGACACAGGATTGAAAACCGACATAGATGCatcatttgaaaaaatcttGATAGCTACCCAAAAAGactataacaaaaaaaaaaaaaaaaaaaagaaaagaaatgtaatTACAAATATACCTATAATGACAATTAtcttatttattaataattaagtCAACAATTTATACCTCAACTTGATTCAATCCCAATTCAACTGGGCCACATGTTCGTACTCTCAAAAGATTTGCGTGATATACAGCCATATACCAATCGGTCTCCCTTTCTCCAAGTATGTATCTATACATAGTAAAATCCCCATATTCATATCCACGTTTAAAGATAGTCCACGTTTCCtgaatttttttccaaaacattttAGTTCCTCCAATCTCTATGGCATTCTTTTCACCCGTTGGAGGCTCTTCTGGCATCACAAAGTAATACTTGTCACAGAAACGACGGTCCAAAATTTGGAATCTCCTTCTGACCTCATCTATATCAAGCGGCAATTCGCTTTGACTGTGTAATTGGTGAACAAATGGATGAGGAAACAAATTTCGTTC from Corylus avellana chromosome ca1, CavTom2PMs-1.0 encodes the following:
- the LOC132167999 gene encoding uncharacterized protein LOC132167999, coding for MYTFEPSDVCLLRDFVYPLVRHEPNLFPHPFVHKLHNKSDFPIYIDLIEGIFQASDQKKHYFVMLEGPPVGIENMRSYLGEKTYWRKSDEWDISESGYAYGGATMYTYINNESPSGWYMTIYHVDPQEVLKCGPVELGLHQVELQWKAVKISAIWVHFHPFIRAPLSILPPPLSASSGMYAFAPSDICLLRDFLYPLVRHERNLFPHPFVHQLHSQSELPLDIDEVRRRFQILDRRFCDKYYFVMPEEPPTGEKNAIEIGGTKMFWKKIQETWTIFKRGYEYGDFTMYRYILGERETDWYMAVYHANLLRVRTCGPVELGLNQVESFWVAIKIFSNDASMSVFNPVSLPGPAPPGIESPPPPLPPLSPTASTGNKRNYHHPPAPSGNRRNKRNCYCPRA